From the Leptotrichia sp. oral taxon 221 genome, one window contains:
- the ptsP gene encoding phosphoenolpyruvate--protein phosphotransferase translates to MKRLTGIGASEGVAIGKVLLFTEEEMIIPEVKDENSTIEAELTKLEDGLKKSKTQLIAIREKVKEKMGEDKAAIFDGHIMLLEDEDLIMEVEDKIKGEGLPAAKALHDGINEYCEMISKLDDPYLRERAADLQDIGKRWLKNLLGIRIKDLSDLEPNTVVVTYDLTPSDTAQLDLENCVGFLTEVGGKTAHSAIMARSLELPAVVGIKGVLNEVKEGETVIMDGEEGELFLDPSPELIAEYVAKKEKLAAEKEELKKLISEEAVTTDGRKVDIWGNIGSPNDVDAVIASGATGIGLYRTEFLFMNSDHFPTEEEQYEAYKVVVQKMQGKPVTIRTMDIGGDKELPYLDLPKEMNPFLGYRAIRISLENKDMFKTQLKAILRASHYGQIKIMYPMISSVNEIRKANEILEECKNELDEIGQLFDRNIKVGIMVETPSTAIIAYKFAKEVDFFSIGTNDLTQYFLAVDRGNEMVSALYNSFNPAVLEAIQKVIDAAHNAGISVSMCGEFAGDKKATKLLLGMGLDSFSMSASSTLQVKKIIRSSSYAEAQKYRDIILQQDTPAEVLEKLL, encoded by the coding sequence ATGAAAAGATTAACAGGAATTGGAGCTTCAGAAGGAGTAGCTATAGGGAAAGTATTACTTTTTACAGAAGAGGAAATGATTATACCAGAAGTAAAAGATGAAAATTCAACAATTGAAGCAGAATTAACAAAATTAGAAGATGGTTTAAAAAAATCAAAAACTCAACTAATTGCTATTAGAGAAAAAGTAAAAGAAAAAATGGGTGAAGATAAAGCAGCGATTTTTGATGGTCATATAATGCTTCTTGAAGATGAAGATTTGATCATGGAAGTAGAAGATAAAATTAAAGGTGAAGGATTACCAGCAGCAAAAGCTTTACATGATGGAATTAATGAATATTGTGAAATGATATCAAAATTAGATGATCCTTATTTAAGAGAAAGAGCTGCAGATTTACAAGATATAGGTAAAAGATGGTTGAAAAACTTATTAGGTATTAGAATAAAAGATTTAAGTGACTTAGAGCCTAATACAGTAGTTGTAACTTATGATTTGACACCATCAGATACAGCTCAATTAGATTTAGAAAATTGTGTTGGTTTCTTGACTGAAGTTGGTGGAAAAACAGCTCACTCAGCTATAATGGCTAGATCATTGGAATTACCTGCAGTAGTTGGAATTAAAGGTGTTCTTAATGAAGTGAAAGAAGGAGAAACAGTAATTATGGATGGAGAAGAAGGAGAATTATTCTTAGATCCTTCACCAGAATTAATTGCAGAATATGTTGCTAAAAAAGAAAAATTAGCTGCAGAAAAAGAAGAATTGAAAAAATTAATTTCAGAAGAAGCAGTTACAACTGATGGAAGAAAAGTAGATATTTGGGGGAATATCGGAAGTCCTAATGATGTTGATGCTGTAATAGCTTCAGGAGCAACTGGAATTGGATTATATAGAACAGAATTCTTATTTATGAACTCTGATCACTTCCCAACAGAAGAAGAACAATATGAAGCATATAAAGTTGTAGTTCAAAAAATGCAAGGAAAACCAGTTACAATAAGAACAATGGATATCGGTGGAGATAAAGAATTACCTTATTTAGACTTACCAAAAGAAATGAACCCATTCTTAGGATATAGAGCAATCAGAATTTCATTAGAAAATAAAGATATGTTCAAAACACAATTGAAAGCAATCTTAAGAGCGTCTCATTATGGTCAAATAAAAATTATGTATCCAATGATAAGTTCTGTTAATGAAATAAGAAAAGCTAATGAAATTTTAGAAGAATGTAAAAATGAATTAGATGAAATTGGTCAATTGTTCGATAGAAATATAAAAGTTGGAATAATGGTTGAAACTCCATCAACAGCAATTATAGCTTACAAATTCGCTAAAGAAGTAGATTTCTTCTCAATTGGAACTAACGATTTAACTCAATATTTCTTGGCTGTAGATAGAGGAAATGAAATGGTATCAGCTTTATATAACTCATTTAACCCAGCAGTATTAGAAGCTATTCAAAAAGTAATTGACGCAGCACATAATGCAGGTATTAGTGTAAGTATGTGTGGAGAATTTGCTGGAGATAAAAAGGCTACTAAATTATTATTAGGAATGGGACTTGATTCATTCAGTATGAGTGCTTCATCAACATTACAAGTTAAGAAAATTATTAGAAGCAGTAGTTATGCAGAAGCTCAAAAATATAGAGATATTATCTTACAACAAGATACACCAGCAGAAGTATTAGAAAAATTGTTATAA
- the rsmH gene encoding 16S rRNA (cytosine(1402)-N(4))-methyltransferase RsmH — protein MDYHKPVLYDETIENIITDGRAVYVDCTLGGGGHTEGILKNSSADSKVIGIDQDIEAINFSKERLKDYKDKLEMFQDNFKNLDTVIYLAGYDKVDRILMDIGVSSNQLDNVERGFSYRFEAKLDMRMNKELEVSAYDVVNKFSEKEIADIIYKYGEEPKSRRIARNIVEYRKNKDIETTTELADIVIKSIGKSMKRHPAKRTFQAIRIFVNKELEVLTETLDKAINLLNPKGRLLVITFHSLEDRIVKEKFREFENPCTCPSDIPICVCNKKSLGKVITRKPIVAKKEELEMNNRAHSAKLRIFERGE, from the coding sequence GTGGATTACCATAAGCCCGTTTTGTATGATGAAACAATTGAAAATATAATAACTGACGGAAGAGCTGTTTATGTAGATTGTACTTTAGGTGGTGGCGGACATACGGAAGGAATTTTAAAAAATTCTTCAGCAGATTCTAAAGTTATAGGGATAGATCAAGATATAGAAGCAATTAATTTTTCAAAAGAGAGATTGAAAGATTATAAAGATAAATTAGAGATGTTTCAAGATAATTTTAAAAATTTAGACACTGTGATTTATTTAGCTGGATATGATAAAGTAGATAGAATTTTAATGGATATAGGAGTTTCGTCCAATCAATTGGACAATGTTGAAAGAGGATTTTCATATAGATTTGAAGCAAAACTTGATATGAGAATGAACAAAGAATTAGAGGTTAGTGCTTACGATGTTGTAAATAAATTTTCTGAAAAGGAAATAGCAGATATCATTTATAAATATGGAGAAGAGCCAAAATCTAGAAGAATTGCTAGAAATATAGTTGAATATAGAAAAAATAAAGATATTGAAACAACTACTGAATTAGCAGATATTGTTATAAAATCTATAGGAAAAAGCATGAAGAGACATCCTGCTAAAAGGACTTTTCAAGCAATTAGGATATTTGTAAATAAAGAGTTAGAAGTACTAACAGAAACTTTAGATAAGGCAATTAATTTATTAAATCCAAAAGGAAGGTTATTGGTTATTACATTTCATTCTTTGGAAGATCGTATAGTAAAGGAAAAATTCAGAGAATTTGAGAATCCATGTACATGTCCTTCAGACATACCAATATGCGTGTGTAATAAAAAAAGTTTAGGTAAAGTAATAACGAGAAAACCGATAGTTGCAAAAAAAGAGGAGTTAGAAATGAATAATAGAGCACATTCGGCAAAATTAAGAATATTTGAAAGGGGTGAATAA
- a CDS encoding ankyrin repeat domain-containing protein, with the protein MELVTLKKEIDEKENELKLLFNAIRKKNNKYVIYRMDLRENTLRKSPNETKINRSEVYGPLDDDIYTLIGRKELINVNEKSLDGYTPLVVAIESNNNDLVKIFLENNADLRVKHPILNRTVLGTAAYYENLEAAELLLKKNPRLINIKSQYDGWNALQDATLKSNTEIVKLLLKYGANPMQKDNHGGDAMDMATDFGKGEIVKLFRDSIKSKRK; encoded by the coding sequence TTGGAATTAGTTACTTTAAAAAAGGAAATAGATGAAAAAGAGAATGAATTAAAATTATTATTCAATGCGATTAGGAAAAAAAATAATAAATATGTTATTTATAGGATGGATTTAAGAGAAAATACACTAAGAAAGTCACCTAATGAAACTAAAATAAATAGAAGTGAAGTTTATGGTCCGTTAGATGATGACATATATACCTTGATAGGACGAAAAGAATTAATCAATGTTAATGAAAAAAGCCTAGATGGATATACACCTTTAGTTGTTGCGATTGAATCTAATAATAATGATTTAGTTAAAATATTTTTAGAAAATAATGCAGATTTAAGAGTTAAGCATCCAATTTTAAATAGGACTGTGTTAGGAACAGCTGCCTATTATGAAAATTTGGAAGCAGCAGAGCTATTATTGAAAAAAAATCCTCGATTAATCAATATTAAGAGTCAATATGATGGTTGGAATGCACTTCAAGATGCAACTTTAAAATCGAATACAGAAATAGTGAAGTTATTATTAAAATATGGAGCAAATCCAATGCAGAAAGATAATCATGGAGGAGATGCAATGGATATGGCAACTGATTTTGGAAAAGGTGAGATAGTAAAATTGTTTAGAGATAGTATAAAATCTAAGCGGAAATAA
- a CDS encoding V-type ATP synthase subunit E yields MSNLDNLTSKILNDAKIKADEIVKAAQKTAAEKYKKEIGKYNSQKASLEESAVRDRDLAVERIKSGASLKIRNEKLKAKQQVIDKVINRLREKLLNMNEAEYIDYMKKNLDNSSLNKNQKLIVKKEFLRKVKKEFPNANISEKEFVNSGFILEENGVQENYTFEVKLEFMRDDLEVQISQLLFS; encoded by the coding sequence ATGTCTAATTTGGATAATTTAACATCAAAAATATTAAATGATGCAAAAATCAAAGCAGATGAAATAGTGAAAGCAGCTCAAAAAACGGCAGCTGAAAAATATAAAAAAGAAATTGGAAAGTATAATTCTCAAAAAGCATCATTGGAGGAAAGTGCAGTTAGAGATAGAGATTTAGCTGTAGAAAGAATAAAATCAGGTGCTAGCTTGAAAATAAGAAATGAAAAATTAAAAGCAAAACAACAAGTTATTGATAAAGTAATCAATAGATTGAGAGAAAAACTTTTAAATATGAATGAAGCAGAATATATAGATTACATGAAAAAAAATCTAGATAATTCTTCTTTAAATAAAAATCAAAAGTTAATTGTTAAAAAAGAATTTTTAAGAAAAGTAAAAAAAGAATTTCCAAATGCAAATATTTCTGAAAAAGAATTTGTAAATTCAGGATTTATTTTGGAAGAAAATGGAGTTCAAGAAAATTATACATTTGAAGTTAAATTAGAATTTATGAGAGATGATTTAGAAGTTCAAATTTCTCAACTTCTTTTTTCATAA
- a CDS encoding V-type ATP synthase subunit K: protein MNNVSGVLAQHGGVLFAALGAALATFLAGWGSAKGVGIVGEVASGLMIEEPEKFGKSLVLQLLPGTQGLYGFVIGLMVLGRLNVNMSFAEGVYILMACLPIAIAGYGSAVAQGRVAASGISLLAKNEEQSTKGIIYAVMVETYALLAFVVSIMLLSGVSFK, encoded by the coding sequence ATGAATAATGTATCAGGTGTATTAGCACAACATGGAGGAGTACTTTTTGCAGCTTTAGGAGCAGCGTTAGCAACGTTTTTAGCAGGTTGGGGATCAGCCAAAGGAGTAGGAATAGTAGGGGAAGTAGCATCAGGATTAATGATTGAAGAACCAGAAAAATTTGGTAAATCGTTAGTATTACAATTGTTACCAGGTACACAAGGATTGTATGGTTTCGTTATTGGATTGATGGTTTTAGGTAGATTGAATGTAAATATGAGTTTTGCAGAAGGTGTATATATTTTGATGGCTTGTTTACCAATTGCAATTGCAGGATATGGTTCAGCAGTAGCACAAGGAAGAGTAGCAGCATCAGGTATTAGCTTATTAGCAAAAAATGAAGAACAATCAACAAAAGGGATTATTTATGCCGTAATGGTTGAAACTTATGCGTTATTAGCATTCGTTGTATCAATTATGTTATTATCTGGAGTATCATTTAAATAA
- a CDS encoding V-type ATP synthase subunit F — protein MHKVGVVGDKDSILAFKALGVDVYPVVTKEEARKRIDSLANEKYGIIFVTEQVAALVEETVERYNKELTPAIILIPNNQGSLGIGLSKIDEYVEKAIGSNIF, from the coding sequence ATGCATAAAGTAGGTGTAGTAGGAGATAAAGATTCTATTTTAGCTTTTAAGGCTTTAGGTGTAGATGTGTATCCAGTCGTGACTAAAGAAGAAGCAAGAAAAAGAATTGATAGTTTGGCTAATGAGAAATATGGTATAATATTTGTTACTGAACAAGTAGCCGCATTAGTAGAAGAAACTGTTGAGAGATATAATAAAGAATTAACACCAGCGATTATATTGATACCAAATAACCAAGGAAGTTTAGGTATTGGATTGAGTAAAATAGATGAATATGTTGAAAAAGCAATAGGATCGAACATATTCTAA
- a CDS encoding V-type ATP synthase subunit A: MKVGKIIKVSGPLVVAEGMDEANVYDVVKVSDSKLIGEIIEMRGDRASIQVYEETVGIGPGEPVYSTGEPLSVELGPGLLEAMFDGIQRPLKEFQEKAGDFLNKGVEVPSLNREKKWDFEPVASVGDKVEAGDIIGTVQETAVVNHKIMIPYGVKGTIKFIKKGSFTVVETVAVIETPKGDVEVQMMQKWPVRRGRKYAKKLNPEAPLITGQRVIDTFFPVTKGGTACVPGPFGSGKTVVQHQMAKWADAQIIVYVGCGERGNEMTDVLMEFPEIIDPKTGESLMKRTVLIANTSNMPVAAREASIYTGITIAEYFRDMGYSVAIMADSTSRWAEALREMSGRLEEMPGDEGYPAYLGSRAAEFYERAGHVVCLGKDEREGALTVIGAVSPPGGDISEPVSQATLRIVKVFWGLDANLAYRRHFPAINWLNSYTLYQTKVDGWMDKNIGPAFSKNRARAMALLQEENSLQEIVRLVGKDTLSEKDQLKLEVAKSIREDYLQQNAFMESDTYTSLEKQEKMLALVLKFYDEGNRGLEHGAYLNEIASLEVRDRIARAKYLPEDELFKIDEIGKELENAIDDLIAKGGALDA, from the coding sequence TTGAAAGTAGGAAAAATAATAAAAGTTTCAGGACCTTTAGTTGTTGCTGAAGGTATGGATGAAGCAAATGTATATGACGTTGTAAAAGTATCCGATAGTAAACTGATTGGAGAAATAATTGAAATGAGAGGAGACAGGGCTTCTATACAGGTTTATGAAGAAACTGTAGGTATAGGACCTGGAGAACCAGTTTATTCGACTGGAGAACCTCTTAGTGTTGAGTTGGGACCAGGGTTGCTAGAAGCTATGTTTGATGGGATTCAAAGACCTTTGAAGGAATTCCAGGAAAAAGCAGGAGACTTTTTGAATAAAGGGGTAGAAGTACCTTCATTAAATAGAGAGAAAAAATGGGATTTTGAACCAGTAGCCTCAGTAGGAGATAAAGTTGAAGCTGGAGATATAATAGGAACTGTTCAAGAAACAGCAGTGGTTAATCATAAAATTATGATTCCATACGGTGTAAAAGGAACAATAAAATTTATTAAAAAAGGAAGTTTTACGGTAGTTGAAACAGTTGCTGTAATTGAAACTCCAAAAGGTGATGTGGAAGTACAAATGATGCAAAAATGGCCTGTAAGAAGAGGTAGAAAATATGCTAAAAAATTGAATCCAGAAGCACCATTAATAACAGGACAAAGAGTCATCGATACATTTTTCCCAGTAACAAAAGGTGGAACTGCCTGTGTACCAGGACCATTCGGATCAGGAAAAACAGTAGTGCAACACCAAATGGCAAAATGGGCAGATGCTCAAATAATTGTTTATGTAGGATGTGGAGAACGTGGAAATGAGATGACAGACGTTCTTATGGAATTCCCTGAAATAATAGATCCTAAAACTGGAGAATCATTAATGAAAAGAACAGTATTAATTGCAAATACTTCAAATATGCCAGTTGCGGCAAGGGAAGCGAGTATTTATACTGGAATTACAATTGCTGAGTACTTTAGGGATATGGGATATTCAGTAGCAATAATGGCTGATTCTACATCAAGATGGGCAGAGGCATTAAGAGAAATGTCAGGAAGACTTGAAGAAATGCCAGGAGATGAAGGATATCCAGCATACTTAGGTTCAAGAGCAGCTGAGTTTTATGAAAGAGCTGGACACGTTGTTTGTTTAGGAAAAGATGAAAGAGAAGGAGCATTAACAGTTATTGGTGCGGTTTCTCCTCCAGGTGGAGATATTTCAGAACCAGTTTCGCAAGCAACATTGAGAATTGTTAAAGTGTTCTGGGGATTAGATGCAAACTTGGCTTACAGAAGACATTTCCCAGCAATTAACTGGTTGAATTCGTATACATTGTATCAAACAAAAGTTGATGGATGGATGGATAAAAATATAGGTCCAGCATTCTCAAAAAATAGAGCTAGAGCGATGGCTTTATTACAAGAAGAAAATAGTTTACAAGAAATTGTAAGATTGGTTGGTAAAGATACTTTATCTGAAAAAGATCAATTGAAATTAGAAGTAGCTAAATCAATAAGAGAAGATTATTTACAACAAAATGCATTTATGGAATCTGATACATATACTTCATTAGAAAAACAAGAAAAAATGCTAGCTTTAGTTTTAAAATTCTATGATGAAGGTAATAGAGGATTAGAACATGGAGCATATTTGAATGAAATTGCTTCACTTGAAGTAAGAGATAGAATAGCGAGAGCTAAATACTTACCAGAAGATGAATTATTCAAAATTGATGAAATTGGAAAAGAATTAGAAAATGCAATAGATGATCTTATAGCAAAAGGAGGTGCATTAGATGCTTAA
- a CDS encoding DJ-1 family glyoxalase III — MERKKVALFLTNGFEELEALAPVDLMRRANIEVNTISINQEKEVVSSRKITVLADKIIKDVNFDEYEMVVLPGGPGTKNYFESKEVLEIVKKFAENKKVGAICAAPTVLASLGILENRKAICFPACEPDLEQGKAILTREAVVKDGNIITSRGAGTAIDFGLALIKELLGEEISEKIGKEIVYY; from the coding sequence ATGGAAAGAAAAAAAGTTGCGTTATTTTTAACTAATGGATTTGAAGAATTAGAGGCATTGGCACCAGTAGATTTGATGAGAAGAGCTAATATTGAAGTTAATACGATTTCTATAAATCAGGAAAAAGAAGTAGTAAGTTCTCGTAAGATTACTGTATTGGCAGATAAAATAATAAAAGATGTGAATTTTGATGAATATGAAATGGTAGTTTTACCTGGGGGACCTGGGACAAAAAATTATTTCGAATCTAAAGAAGTTTTAGAAATAGTAAAAAAGTTTGCTGAAAATAAAAAAGTTGGAGCGATTTGTGCAGCACCGACTGTGTTGGCTTCGTTAGGAATATTGGAAAATAGAAAAGCAATCTGTTTTCCAGCATGTGAACCTGATTTAGAACAAGGGAAAGCTATTTTGACTAGAGAAGCAGTTGTTAAAGATGGGAATATTATTACAAGTAGAGGAGCAGGAACAGCTATAGATTTTGGGTTAGCTTTAATTAAAGAACTTTTGGGGGAAGAAATTTCTGAAAAGATTGGAAAAGAAATTGTTTATTATTAA
- a CDS encoding V-type ATP synthase subunit I, which translates to MSIVKMSKFNLIAFASQKAPLLKSLQQFKEVEFDDIQIEEKEDETILLKKVNNNEELTRIDERLTTVDTAIQLLQKYHPVDKSLKAIMRGNDNYTFNELSEKARTYDWKTVAYNLKDLGVRYSNVKSKISKKYSEIEDLSIWNRLDINPQELKKLKNVTSYLGSIPIKLKNSFIDKISELKYTYYEELKITKEDVYYLVISDKSNEEKEKLDEVFRNSSFSLAELNIDKEPNSYISDIKKEIEQLKVTKRGLKKEIKNYLDDLPHLEAIYEYLRNKKLRIETMENLAQTEKTCVIKGWVPTGKLSVFEKTIKSEVGDNYYLKTQEADRDDSEVPIKLKNGKIASAFESLTGMYAYPKYNEIDPTPFLTPFYIVFFGMMGADVGYGLVLLLGTLFVLKCMNLNKSNRLFVKFFFYLSFSVIIWGLIYGSYFGLPLVKGLIDPGKDYNKLLVGSVLFGIVHIFFGLALKAYLLIKAKKPMEAVYDVLFWYMTLTGGMLYLLFKMTNLNPTVATVSGIIAVIGMIGIVLTGGREAKSVGAKLGGGLYSLYGISSYVGDFVSYSRLMALGLSGGFIAQAINMIIGMVSGSWIGLIFVPIIFVCGHFFNMFLSFLGGYVHTSRLMYVEFFGKFYEGGGKPFRDFRTDSKYINIED; encoded by the coding sequence ATGTCAATAGTAAAAATGAGTAAATTTAATTTAATTGCTTTTGCTTCACAAAAAGCCCCACTTCTAAAAAGTTTACAACAATTTAAAGAAGTAGAATTTGATGATATTCAGATTGAAGAAAAAGAAGATGAAACAATTTTATTGAAAAAAGTAAATAATAATGAGGAATTGACTAGAATAGATGAACGTTTAACAACGGTAGATACAGCTATTCAGCTTTTACAAAAATATCATCCAGTAGATAAAAGTTTAAAAGCAATTATGAGAGGGAATGATAACTATACTTTTAATGAGTTATCAGAAAAAGCTCGAACATATGATTGGAAAACAGTAGCATATAATTTAAAAGATTTGGGAGTAAGATACTCAAATGTAAAATCAAAAATTTCTAAAAAATATTCAGAAATTGAAGATCTTTCAATTTGGAATAGATTGGATATAAATCCTCAAGAATTGAAGAAATTAAAAAATGTAACAAGTTATTTAGGGAGTATTCCTATTAAATTAAAAAATTCGTTTATTGATAAAATTAGCGAGTTAAAATATACTTATTACGAAGAATTAAAAATAACGAAAGAAGATGTTTATTATTTAGTTATTTCAGATAAATCTAATGAAGAAAAAGAAAAATTAGATGAAGTTTTTAGAAATAGTAGTTTTAGTTTGGCAGAATTGAATATTGATAAAGAACCAAATAGTTATATTTCAGATATTAAAAAAGAAATTGAGCAATTAAAGGTTACTAAAAGAGGATTAAAAAAAGAAATTAAAAATTATCTCGATGACTTACCACACTTAGAAGCTATTTATGAGTATTTAAGAAATAAAAAACTTAGAATAGAAACTATGGAGAATTTAGCACAAACTGAGAAAACTTGTGTTATAAAAGGTTGGGTTCCAACTGGTAAGTTAAGTGTATTTGAAAAAACTATTAAATCGGAAGTGGGAGATAATTACTATTTGAAGACACAGGAAGCAGATAGAGATGATTCTGAAGTACCGATAAAATTAAAAAATGGGAAAATTGCAAGTGCATTTGAAAGTTTAACAGGAATGTATGCATATCCTAAATATAATGAAATTGATCCAACACCATTCTTAACACCGTTTTATATAGTGTTCTTTGGAATGATGGGAGCAGATGTTGGATATGGATTAGTATTATTACTAGGAACTTTATTTGTATTGAAATGTATGAATTTAAATAAAAGTAATAGATTATTTGTAAAATTCTTTTTCTATTTAAGTTTTTCAGTTATAATTTGGGGATTGATTTATGGTTCTTATTTTGGATTGCCATTAGTAAAAGGACTTATAGATCCTGGAAAAGATTATAACAAATTATTAGTTGGTTCTGTGTTATTTGGAATAGTGCATATTTTCTTTGGATTGGCGTTAAAAGCATATTTGTTAATAAAAGCGAAAAAACCAATGGAAGCTGTGTATGATGTACTATTTTGGTATATGACACTAACTGGAGGAATGCTTTACTTATTGTTTAAGATGACAAACTTAAATCCGACTGTTGCTACAGTTTCAGGAATTATTGCTGTAATTGGAATGATTGGAATTGTATTGACTGGTGGAAGAGAAGCTAAAAGTGTTGGAGCGAAATTAGGAGGCGGATTGTATAGCCTTTATGGAATCTCAAGTTATGTTGGAGATTTTGTATCGTATTCGAGATTGATGGCTTTAGGACTTTCTGGAGGATTTATAGCTCAAGCAATTAATATGATTATTGGAATGGTATCAGGTTCATGGATTGGATTAATATTTGTTCCGATTATATTTGTATGTGGACATTTCTTTAATATGTTCTTATCGTTCTTAGGTGGATATGTTCATACTTCAAGACTTATGTATGTAGAATTTTTTGGTAAGTTTTATGAAGGTGGAGGAAAACCATTTAGAGACTTTAGAACAGATAGTAAATATATAAATATAGAAGATTAA
- a CDS encoding V-type ATP synthase subunit C, whose product MNRMDYGRSVVTVRVLEKKLLTKNKLDRMIDAETPEEVLKLLGDTEYSQNMSDIQNAQDYEVILKRETERVFNLVRELSNDTEIVDILSLKYDYHNLKVLLKGRLSGNDFSYLLMDAGTQKADKLKLRFDTKHYSEFPDEFSKAINEVEKDFDEKKDPQRIDIIVDKYYYINLLRIARKVNVPLITNYVEGLVDFQNIITLFRVKKQHRDMKFLETVVHEGGTIPKNKIVASLNDTPEVIAQNFRREKLGAFLVEGVEAFNESKRLSEFEKISDNYLMELNKESKYVVFGPEPLFTYLVAKEREINALRMIMVSKINNISSDKIKGRLRETYA is encoded by the coding sequence ATGAATAGAATGGATTACGGACGTAGTGTCGTAACGGTTAGAGTTTTAGAAAAAAAACTTTTGACTAAAAATAAGCTAGATAGAATGATTGATGCTGAAACTCCCGAAGAAGTATTAAAATTATTGGGAGATACAGAATATTCTCAAAATATGTCTGATATTCAAAATGCTCAAGATTATGAAGTGATATTGAAAAGAGAAACTGAAAGAGTGTTTAATCTAGTTAGAGAATTAAGTAATGATACTGAAATAGTTGACATACTTTCTTTAAAATATGATTATCATAATCTAAAAGTATTATTAAAAGGAAGATTGTCTGGGAATGATTTTTCGTATTTGTTGATGGATGCAGGTACTCAGAAAGCAGATAAATTAAAATTAAGATTTGATACGAAACATTATAGTGAATTTCCAGATGAGTTTTCTAAAGCAATTAACGAGGTAGAAAAAGATTTTGATGAGAAAAAAGATCCACAAAGAATAGATATTATAGTAGATAAATACTATTATATAAATTTACTTCGTATTGCAAGAAAGGTCAATGTGCCTTTAATAACTAATTATGTTGAAGGACTTGTTGATTTTCAAAATATAATAACTTTGTTTAGAGTGAAAAAACAACATAGAGATATGAAATTTTTAGAAACAGTTGTTCATGAAGGTGGAACAATTCCTAAAAATAAAATTGTTGCTTCATTGAATGATACGCCAGAAGTTATAGCACAAAATTTTAGAAGAGAAAAATTAGGTGCATTTTTAGTGGAAGGTGTGGAAGCATTCAATGAAAGTAAGAGATTATCAGAATTTGAGAAAATAAGTGATAATTATTTGATGGAGCTAAATAAAGAGTCTAAATATGTAGTATTTGGGCCTGAACCATTATTTACATACTTAGTTGCAAAAGAAAGAGAAATTAATGCGTTAAGAATGATAATGGTTAGTAAAATAAATAATATTAGTTCTGATAAAATAAAAGGAAGGCTGCGTGAGACATATGCATAA